From Aegilops tauschii subsp. strangulata cultivar AL8/78 chromosome 5, Aet v6.0, whole genome shotgun sequence:
ATCTTGAGAATCGATCCTCCACCCAGGTTCTTCCAGAATCTTAAACCCATATTTTTTTTACAATTCTAACTAGTTAGGATGTGAACAAATTGTATAGAAAATATGGGTACAAGATTCTGGGAGAAGCTGGGTGGAGGGTCGATTCTCAAGATTCTGAAAGAATCACCCAAAAGAACTGGGCCCAAATTTCCCTGTATATTGGCTTGGCCATGGCCAGTTGCACATACGCCGCAGTGGCCTCATTGCCTTTCATGTAATGGATGGTCTTTCTGCTTGGCGTACAAACTACACATAACATGAGTAATATCTCCGCGAACTCCTCATGGGAGGTGGTGTCCACGAGATGAAACAGCCATTCCCGAGCGGCGCACAGGTGTCACATCGTTTGATTGCATGGAGAATCCGGTTAACAGGTCGACGGGGCTCTTCTTAACAAGTTTCAAGCATGTCGCCAGTTAAGTTTGATTGCATATTTGATTCTTTATCACGCTTTAAACTGTCCACTTCACTTCAGCACAAAGAAAGGATGCCCTGTTTTCTATTGTTTCATTTCCTTTCCTACCTACTAGACCCAGATGATTGATGAATAAGTTTAAATAAGAGCAAAGCGTAATACCAGCATCGAAACCAATACTACCTGAAAGAGGTATGTATGGTTCCAATACAACATGAGATTCTAATATTGTTGCACTTCAAAGTTGACATAAAGATCACTAAAGTATACCTCTCTGGATCTGCCTCAACTAAAAAAGAAAGCCTACAGCACATATTCCTCAGCAACAGCACTCTAGGATTACAGATAACATAATTCTCTCCGTTTCACATCCGAACGAAGCTCAGAAATGGAACAGAGATCATAAAGAGCCGTCCAGCAGAATTTATGGATCAAGATTCCATTTATGCCTGGTACAAAATATCATCCACTACAACTGAATGTTCTCCATCAGCGTACCATACAACTTGCAGAATTAGAAGCTAGCGAAATCATTAAGCATCTATGCATTCTCCATCAGCTGCAAGACCTCAATTTCTGTGGGCAATGAAGGGATTGCCCCTTTCTTTGTGGTGGTGATTGCTCCGCATGCATTGGCAAATTTAATCGCCTCCTCGAGCTTTTCCTGATTCTGCAGCAACCAGCAGATATGGAATTAGTGAACCACCTACTTCTATGCACGAAAAAGGGCATGAGACATACAGATCTAGATTAAAACTAGCACAGTAATGCTGAAGGAAATGCTTGTAGGCAAGCTTACTTGCAATGATGATGGATCTTGGACAATTTTCCGGAGCAGAGCACCAACAAATGCATCACCAGCACCTGTTGTATCAACTTGTTGTATTTTGTATGACGGGACAACTCCACGGAAATCCTATAGTCAAATACAACAAAGTTCAAGTCTCAATTACAGCATGAGTCTTCAATTTTCAATGGTAATTGTGCAAGAGTTATTATATACTTGTCCTGAGTGCATACAAAGCAAAGCCCAGTGAAGCTTAGATTTGACATACAAAGTACAACCAGCACTAACAATAGATTGTAAAAACTTGTAGAGCATACCCTGGCATAGTACTTGCAGCCTTTGCCTCCAAGAGTGACCAGGAGGAGCTTAAAGGTAGGGCGCCAGAGCTTCATGACAACATCGTCCTCTACTGAGTCGATGCCAGTCAAAAACTCGACCTCAGACTCACTGACCTTGACAATGTCTGCCTGGTCCCAGATACTCAAGATCTTGGTGCGAGCCTCCTCACGGGATGACCACAATGCCTCCCTTGGGTTCGGATCATATGAGAGAAGCGCGCCGGCCTCTTTGGCGATCTCCATGGCGCGCAGATGTGCCGACCGGCAAGGCTCAGCAATCAAGCTTATTGATCCATAATGGAAGACTGTAGCCTGTTTGGATTACAAGTTGTGAGTCATTTTCCTCGAAGAAATAGTAGAACAGTGCAGTACAGAAACTTCGAAAGAAATCAACAGATTTAAGA
This genomic window contains:
- the LOC109734049 gene encoding fructokinase-1, with amino-acid sequence MAGGGELVVSFGEMLVDFVPTVAGVSLAEAPAFLKAPGGAPANVSIAVARLGGEAAFVGKLGDDEFGRMLAAILRDNGVDDGAVVFDAGARTALAFVTLRADGEREFMFYRNPSADMLLTADELNVDVIKRATVFHYGSISLIAEPCRSAHLRAMEIAKEAGALLSYDPNPREALWSSREEARTKILSIWDQADIVKVSESEVEFLTGIDSVEDDVVMKLWRPTFKLLLVTLGGKGCKYYARDFRGVVPSYKIQQVDTTGAGDAFVGALLRKIVQDPSSLQNQEKLEEAIKFANACGAITTTKKGAIPSLPTEIEVLQLMENA